One genomic segment of Penaeus chinensis breed Huanghai No. 1 chromosome 13, ASM1920278v2, whole genome shotgun sequence includes these proteins:
- the LOC125031441 gene encoding serine/arginine repetitive matrix protein 1-like isoform X4, producing MVRSPTRRSPRPRSPRPRSPRPRSPRPRSPRPKSPRRRSPVRRPASPRRRSGDRGGSKRGPRSPPPRPGGSGNGVAGGGGGGGGGSGRRRKGRRRRRARGGGGGGGGGGGGGGGGGGGGGGGGSGGGPPMSGGNKQPIASMRMRMDDYRPPRAERLLRDPKEDRGPIEQVVVRARREASTRTKDTFWTKKLLDAEASQPNRTRSRSPHSIRHSPRRSPIRPAQRSPRHSPRRSPRRSPKPLSRVKRRPGSHSPARPRVHKRSYSSSYSRSSSSSSGSSYSRSYSSYSRSSSGSSSSSFSSSSSSTSGSRRRHSYSPPPRRPRSYSGSPHRGRIPRRQPPPASPPSQVRIKQVSHQETTKKLVTKTVSNVVMTKTRTVPKVAKLKTKVKPKDIEGAVRRKPRLPAPPAAATYYNDDSVVVVKEPGDYRSGPGTPPRGTTEGRHLLDPHHYKVVPPDHPDYHQPPPPPRESPKSEGEDTDSDSSSDDDDGPRRMTLSERFGKLAQLSSQRQEYEGVRMKIVREGGQDKKVYLEGGRLHSRSPSPGSRGRATHPAHERWLQEHQAEYREYQERYGEIRQWDPHRDLPRELPQNWDDVHVRYRYYKESGYFGDRSITLDDYLKWEQWWYHYRDWLEKYGGTQESEERDWQYRASSYEYEVRGGTSSSQGGRWPRREPSREADDRKRRRY from the exons ATGGTACGCTCACCAACCCGCCGATCTCCACGGCCGAGGTCTCCAAGGCCTAGGTCACCCAGGCCACGATCCCCTAGGCCTAGGTCTCCGAGGCCTAAATCTCCTCGAAGGAGATCTCCTGTGCGCCGCCCAGCCTCACCACGG AGACGAAGTGGAGATCGCGGAGGGTCCAAGCGCGGGCCTCGCAGCCCACCCCCCAGGCCAGGCGGAAGTGGAAATGGCGTTGCTggcggaggtgggggaggtggagggggcagcgggaggaggaggaagggccgtAGGCGCCgcagggcaaggggaggaggtggaggaggtggggggggaggtggtggtggtggtggaggaggaggaggaggtggtggaggaggcagTGGTGGGGGTCCTCCCATGTCAGGAGGTAATAAGCAGCCTATCGCATCCATGCGGATGAGAATGGATGACTACAGGCCACCACGTGCAGAGAGACTCCTCAGAGACCCAAAAGAAG ATCGAGGTCCCATTGAACAAGTCGTTGTGCGTGCGCGTCGCGAGGCTTCCACCCGCACCAAGGACACTTTCTGGACCAAGAAATTGCTTGATGCAGAAGCTTCACAACCAAACAG AACAAGAAGTCGTTCCCCGCACTCCATCAGACACTCGCCAAGACGCTCACCAATCAGGCCCGCCCAGAGATCCCCGCGCCACTCGCCCCGACGCTCTCCCAGACGCTCTCCGAAGCCGCTGTCGAGGGTCAAGAGGCGTCCGGGATCTCACTCTCCCGCAAGACCCCGCGTCCACAAGCGTTCGTACTCGAGCAGTTACTCCAGATCGTCTTCGAGTAGCAGCGGTTCGTCCTATTCGAGGAGCTACTCGTCCTATTCTCGATCGTCGTCGGGCTCATCGTCATCCTCTTTCTCCAGTTCTTCTTCGAGCACTTCGGGGTCGAGACGCAGGCACTCGTACTCGCCGCCGCCCAGGAGACCGCGGTCGTACTCGGGGTCGCCACACCGAGGGCGGATACCCAGGAGGCAGCCGCCGCCAGCCTCGCCTCCCTCGCAGGTTCGGATCAAGCAGGTGTCGCACCAGGAAACGACCAAGAAGCTCGTAACGAAGACAGTCAGCAATGTGGTGATGACCAAAACCAGAACCGTGCCCAAGGTCGCGAAGCTGAAAACGAAAGTCAAACCAAAGGACATAGAAGGGGCAGTAAGGCGGAAGCCCAGGCTGCCGGCCCCGCCAGCCGCCGCCACCTATTACAACGATGATAGTGTGGTGGTGGTCAAAGAGCCAGGGGATTATCGCAGCGGTCCTGGCACGCCTCCCAGGGGCACCACGGAGGGACGGCACCTGCTGGATCCTCACCACTACAAGGTGGTTCCCCCCGACCACCCCGACTACCAccagccgccgccgcctccgagaGAATCGCCGAAGTCTGAAGGCGAAGACACAGATTCAGATTCTTCGTCAGACGACGACGACGGGCCGCGACGCATGACCTTGTCTGAGAGGTTTGGGAAGCTGGCTCAACTTAGTTCACAGAGGCAGGAATACGAAGGTGTCAGAATGAAAATCGTACGTGAAGGCGGCCAGGACAAGAAAGTGTATCTCGAAGGAGGCAGATTGCACTCGAGGTCGCCCTCTCCAGGCAGCCGAGGCCGGGCCACCCACCCTGCACACGAGCGGTGGCTTCAGGAACATCAAGCGGAATACAGAGAATACCAGGAGCGCTATGGCGAGATCCGGCAGTGGGACCCGCACCGCGACCTGCCTCGAGAGTTGCCGCAGAACTGGGACGACGTCCACGTCAGATACCGCTACTACAAGGAATCCGGCTACTTCGGCGACAGGTCGATTACGCTCGATGACTACTTGAAGTGGGAGCAGTGGTGGTACCATTATCGCGACTGGCTGGAGAAGTACGGCGGGACACAGGAGTCCGAGGAGAGGGACTGGCAGTACAGGGCGTCGAGTTACGAGTATGAGGTTCGAGGGGGAACTTCGTCAAGTCAGGGGGGCAGGTGGCCGCGTCGGGAACCGTCAAGAGAAGCCGATgacaggaaaaggagaagatactAA
- the LOC125031441 gene encoding serine/arginine repetitive matrix protein 1-like isoform X2: MVRSPTRRSPRPRSPRPRSPRPRSPRPRSPRPKSPRRRSPVRRPASPRRRSGDRGGSKRGPRSPPPRPGGSGNGVAGGGGGGGGGSGRRRKGRRRRRARGGGGGGGGGGGGGGGGGGGGGGGGSGGGPPMSGGNKQPIASMRMRMDDYRPPRAERLLRDPKEDRGPIEQVVVRARREASTRTKDTFWTKKLLDAEASQPNRWAHTGFKELYRDELGYSDVGEASGDEKGRESRASSRPRDPRDPRDPRDPAAIPPRKIGGSPSRPRSPRDPRRRTRSRSPHSIRHSPRRSPIRPAQRSPRHSPRRSPRRSPKPLSRVKRRPGSHSPARPRVHKRSYSSSYSRSSSSSSGSSYSRSYSSYSRSSSGSSSSSFSSSSSSTSGSRRRHSYSPPPRRPRSYSGSPHRGRIPRRQPPPASPPSQVRIKQVSHQETTKKLVTKTVSNVVMTKTRTVPKVAKLKTKVKPKDIEGAVRRKPRLPAPPAAATYYNDDSVVVVKEPGDYRSGPGTPPRGTTEGRHLLDPHHYKVVPPDHPDYHQPPPPPRESPKSEGEDTDSDSSSDDDDGPRRMTLSERFGKLAQLSSQRQEYEGVRMKIVREGGQDKKVYLEGGRLHSRSPSPGSRGRATHPAHERWLQEHQAEYREYQERYGEIRQWDPHRDLPRELPQNWDDVHVRYRYYKESGYFGDRSITLDDYLKWEQWWYHYRDWLEKYGGTQESEERDWQYRASSYEYEVRGGTSSSQGGRWPRREPSREADDRKRRRY; the protein is encoded by the exons ATGGTACGCTCACCAACCCGCCGATCTCCACGGCCGAGGTCTCCAAGGCCTAGGTCACCCAGGCCACGATCCCCTAGGCCTAGGTCTCCGAGGCCTAAATCTCCTCGAAGGAGATCTCCTGTGCGCCGCCCAGCCTCACCACGG AGACGAAGTGGAGATCGCGGAGGGTCCAAGCGCGGGCCTCGCAGCCCACCCCCCAGGCCAGGCGGAAGTGGAAATGGCGTTGCTggcggaggtgggggaggtggagggggcagcgggaggaggaggaagggccgtAGGCGCCgcagggcaaggggaggaggtggaggaggtggggggggaggtggtggtggtggtggaggaggaggaggaggtggtggaggaggcagTGGTGGGGGTCCTCCCATGTCAGGAGGTAATAAGCAGCCTATCGCATCCATGCGGATGAGAATGGATGACTACAGGCCACCACGTGCAGAGAGACTCCTCAGAGACCCAAAAGAAG ATCGAGGTCCCATTGAACAAGTCGTTGTGCGTGCGCGTCGCGAGGCTTCCACCCGCACCAAGGACACTTTCTGGACCAAGAAATTGCTTGATGCAGAAGCTTCACAACCAAACAG ATGGGCACACACCGGCTTCAAGGAGCTCTACCGCGATGAGTTGGGCTACAGTGATGTAGGGGAAGCAAGTGGGGatgagaagggcagggagagccGGGCTTCTTCTCGTCCCCGTGACCCTAGGGATCCTAGGGACCCCAGGGATCCAGCTGCCATTCCTCCACGGAAGATTGGTGGCTCTCCATCCCGGCCCAGGTCTCCACGTGACCCCAGGCGAAG AACAAGAAGTCGTTCCCCGCACTCCATCAGACACTCGCCAAGACGCTCACCAATCAGGCCCGCCCAGAGATCCCCGCGCCACTCGCCCCGACGCTCTCCCAGACGCTCTCCGAAGCCGCTGTCGAGGGTCAAGAGGCGTCCGGGATCTCACTCTCCCGCAAGACCCCGCGTCCACAAGCGTTCGTACTCGAGCAGTTACTCCAGATCGTCTTCGAGTAGCAGCGGTTCGTCCTATTCGAGGAGCTACTCGTCCTATTCTCGATCGTCGTCGGGCTCATCGTCATCCTCTTTCTCCAGTTCTTCTTCGAGCACTTCGGGGTCGAGACGCAGGCACTCGTACTCGCCGCCGCCCAGGAGACCGCGGTCGTACTCGGGGTCGCCACACCGAGGGCGGATACCCAGGAGGCAGCCGCCGCCAGCCTCGCCTCCCTCGCAGGTTCGGATCAAGCAGGTGTCGCACCAGGAAACGACCAAGAAGCTCGTAACGAAGACAGTCAGCAATGTGGTGATGACCAAAACCAGAACCGTGCCCAAGGTCGCGAAGCTGAAAACGAAAGTCAAACCAAAGGACATAGAAGGGGCAGTAAGGCGGAAGCCCAGGCTGCCGGCCCCGCCAGCCGCCGCCACCTATTACAACGATGATAGTGTGGTGGTGGTCAAAGAGCCAGGGGATTATCGCAGCGGTCCTGGCACGCCTCCCAGGGGCACCACGGAGGGACGGCACCTGCTGGATCCTCACCACTACAAGGTGGTTCCCCCCGACCACCCCGACTACCAccagccgccgccgcctccgagaGAATCGCCGAAGTCTGAAGGCGAAGACACAGATTCAGATTCTTCGTCAGACGACGACGACGGGCCGCGACGCATGACCTTGTCTGAGAGGTTTGGGAAGCTGGCTCAACTTAGTTCACAGAGGCAGGAATACGAAGGTGTCAGAATGAAAATCGTACGTGAAGGCGGCCAGGACAAGAAAGTGTATCTCGAAGGAGGCAGATTGCACTCGAGGTCGCCCTCTCCAGGCAGCCGAGGCCGGGCCACCCACCCTGCACACGAGCGGTGGCTTCAGGAACATCAAGCGGAATACAGAGAATACCAGGAGCGCTATGGCGAGATCCGGCAGTGGGACCCGCACCGCGACCTGCCTCGAGAGTTGCCGCAGAACTGGGACGACGTCCACGTCAGATACCGCTACTACAAGGAATCCGGCTACTTCGGCGACAGGTCGATTACGCTCGATGACTACTTGAAGTGGGAGCAGTGGTGGTACCATTATCGCGACTGGCTGGAGAAGTACGGCGGGACACAGGAGTCCGAGGAGAGGGACTGGCAGTACAGGGCGTCGAGTTACGAGTATGAGGTTCGAGGGGGAACTTCGTCAAGTCAGGGGGGCAGGTGGCCGCGTCGGGAACCGTCAAGAGAAGCCGATgacaggaaaaggagaagatactAA
- the LOC125031441 gene encoding serine/arginine repetitive matrix protein 1-like isoform X1: MVRSPTRRSPRPRSPRPRSPRPRSPRPRSPRPKSPRRRSPVRRPASPRRRSGDRGGSKRGPRSPPPRPGGSGNGVAGGGGGGGGGSGRRRKGRRRRRARGGGGGGGGGGGGGGGGGGGGGGGGSGGGPPMSGGNKQPIASMRMRMDDYRPPRAERLLRDPKEDCGVGGGGIDRGPIEQVVVRARREASTRTKDTFWTKKLLDAEASQPNRWAHTGFKELYRDELGYSDVGEASGDEKGRESRASSRPRDPRDPRDPRDPAAIPPRKIGGSPSRPRSPRDPRRRTRSRSPHSIRHSPRRSPIRPAQRSPRHSPRRSPRRSPKPLSRVKRRPGSHSPARPRVHKRSYSSSYSRSSSSSSGSSYSRSYSSYSRSSSGSSSSSFSSSSSSTSGSRRRHSYSPPPRRPRSYSGSPHRGRIPRRQPPPASPPSQVRIKQVSHQETTKKLVTKTVSNVVMTKTRTVPKVAKLKTKVKPKDIEGAVRRKPRLPAPPAAATYYNDDSVVVVKEPGDYRSGPGTPPRGTTEGRHLLDPHHYKVVPPDHPDYHQPPPPPRESPKSEGEDTDSDSSSDDDDGPRRMTLSERFGKLAQLSSQRQEYEGVRMKIVREGGQDKKVYLEGGRLHSRSPSPGSRGRATHPAHERWLQEHQAEYREYQERYGEIRQWDPHRDLPRELPQNWDDVHVRYRYYKESGYFGDRSITLDDYLKWEQWWYHYRDWLEKYGGTQESEERDWQYRASSYEYEVRGGTSSSQGGRWPRREPSREADDRKRRRY; encoded by the exons ATGGTACGCTCACCAACCCGCCGATCTCCACGGCCGAGGTCTCCAAGGCCTAGGTCACCCAGGCCACGATCCCCTAGGCCTAGGTCTCCGAGGCCTAAATCTCCTCGAAGGAGATCTCCTGTGCGCCGCCCAGCCTCACCACGG AGACGAAGTGGAGATCGCGGAGGGTCCAAGCGCGGGCCTCGCAGCCCACCCCCCAGGCCAGGCGGAAGTGGAAATGGCGTTGCTggcggaggtgggggaggtggagggggcagcgggaggaggaggaagggccgtAGGCGCCgcagggcaaggggaggaggtggaggaggtggggggggaggtggtggtggtggtggaggaggaggaggaggtggtggaggaggcagTGGTGGGGGTCCTCCCATGTCAGGAGGTAATAAGCAGCCTATCGCATCCATGCGGATGAGAATGGATGACTACAGGCCACCACGTGCAGAGAGACTCCTCAGAGACCCAAAAGAAG attgtggggttggtggtggtgggataGATCGAGGTCCCATTGAACAAGTCGTTGTGCGTGCGCGTCGCGAGGCTTCCACCCGCACCAAGGACACTTTCTGGACCAAGAAATTGCTTGATGCAGAAGCTTCACAACCAAACAG ATGGGCACACACCGGCTTCAAGGAGCTCTACCGCGATGAGTTGGGCTACAGTGATGTAGGGGAAGCAAGTGGGGatgagaagggcagggagagccGGGCTTCTTCTCGTCCCCGTGACCCTAGGGATCCTAGGGACCCCAGGGATCCAGCTGCCATTCCTCCACGGAAGATTGGTGGCTCTCCATCCCGGCCCAGGTCTCCACGTGACCCCAGGCGAAG AACAAGAAGTCGTTCCCCGCACTCCATCAGACACTCGCCAAGACGCTCACCAATCAGGCCCGCCCAGAGATCCCCGCGCCACTCGCCCCGACGCTCTCCCAGACGCTCTCCGAAGCCGCTGTCGAGGGTCAAGAGGCGTCCGGGATCTCACTCTCCCGCAAGACCCCGCGTCCACAAGCGTTCGTACTCGAGCAGTTACTCCAGATCGTCTTCGAGTAGCAGCGGTTCGTCCTATTCGAGGAGCTACTCGTCCTATTCTCGATCGTCGTCGGGCTCATCGTCATCCTCTTTCTCCAGTTCTTCTTCGAGCACTTCGGGGTCGAGACGCAGGCACTCGTACTCGCCGCCGCCCAGGAGACCGCGGTCGTACTCGGGGTCGCCACACCGAGGGCGGATACCCAGGAGGCAGCCGCCGCCAGCCTCGCCTCCCTCGCAGGTTCGGATCAAGCAGGTGTCGCACCAGGAAACGACCAAGAAGCTCGTAACGAAGACAGTCAGCAATGTGGTGATGACCAAAACCAGAACCGTGCCCAAGGTCGCGAAGCTGAAAACGAAAGTCAAACCAAAGGACATAGAAGGGGCAGTAAGGCGGAAGCCCAGGCTGCCGGCCCCGCCAGCCGCCGCCACCTATTACAACGATGATAGTGTGGTGGTGGTCAAAGAGCCAGGGGATTATCGCAGCGGTCCTGGCACGCCTCCCAGGGGCACCACGGAGGGACGGCACCTGCTGGATCCTCACCACTACAAGGTGGTTCCCCCCGACCACCCCGACTACCAccagccgccgccgcctccgagaGAATCGCCGAAGTCTGAAGGCGAAGACACAGATTCAGATTCTTCGTCAGACGACGACGACGGGCCGCGACGCATGACCTTGTCTGAGAGGTTTGGGAAGCTGGCTCAACTTAGTTCACAGAGGCAGGAATACGAAGGTGTCAGAATGAAAATCGTACGTGAAGGCGGCCAGGACAAGAAAGTGTATCTCGAAGGAGGCAGATTGCACTCGAGGTCGCCCTCTCCAGGCAGCCGAGGCCGGGCCACCCACCCTGCACACGAGCGGTGGCTTCAGGAACATCAAGCGGAATACAGAGAATACCAGGAGCGCTATGGCGAGATCCGGCAGTGGGACCCGCACCGCGACCTGCCTCGAGAGTTGCCGCAGAACTGGGACGACGTCCACGTCAGATACCGCTACTACAAGGAATCCGGCTACTTCGGCGACAGGTCGATTACGCTCGATGACTACTTGAAGTGGGAGCAGTGGTGGTACCATTATCGCGACTGGCTGGAGAAGTACGGCGGGACACAGGAGTCCGAGGAGAGGGACTGGCAGTACAGGGCGTCGAGTTACGAGTATGAGGTTCGAGGGGGAACTTCGTCAAGTCAGGGGGGCAGGTGGCCGCGTCGGGAACCGTCAAGAGAAGCCGATgacaggaaaaggagaagatactAA
- the LOC125031441 gene encoding serine/arginine repetitive matrix protein 1-like isoform X3 has product MVRSPTRRSPRPRSPRPRSPRPRSPRPRSPRPKSPRRRSPVRRPASPRRRSGDRGGSKRGPRSPPPRPGGSGNGVAGGGGGGGGGSGRRRKGRRRRRARGGGGGGGGGGGGGGGGGGGGGGGGSGGGPPMSGGNKQPIASMRMRMDDYRPPRAERLLRDPKEDCGVGGGGIDRGPIEQVVVRARREASTRTKDTFWTKKLLDAEASQPNRTRSRSPHSIRHSPRRSPIRPAQRSPRHSPRRSPRRSPKPLSRVKRRPGSHSPARPRVHKRSYSSSYSRSSSSSSGSSYSRSYSSYSRSSSGSSSSSFSSSSSSTSGSRRRHSYSPPPRRPRSYSGSPHRGRIPRRQPPPASPPSQVRIKQVSHQETTKKLVTKTVSNVVMTKTRTVPKVAKLKTKVKPKDIEGAVRRKPRLPAPPAAATYYNDDSVVVVKEPGDYRSGPGTPPRGTTEGRHLLDPHHYKVVPPDHPDYHQPPPPPRESPKSEGEDTDSDSSSDDDDGPRRMTLSERFGKLAQLSSQRQEYEGVRMKIVREGGQDKKVYLEGGRLHSRSPSPGSRGRATHPAHERWLQEHQAEYREYQERYGEIRQWDPHRDLPRELPQNWDDVHVRYRYYKESGYFGDRSITLDDYLKWEQWWYHYRDWLEKYGGTQESEERDWQYRASSYEYEVRGGTSSSQGGRWPRREPSREADDRKRRRY; this is encoded by the exons ATGGTACGCTCACCAACCCGCCGATCTCCACGGCCGAGGTCTCCAAGGCCTAGGTCACCCAGGCCACGATCCCCTAGGCCTAGGTCTCCGAGGCCTAAATCTCCTCGAAGGAGATCTCCTGTGCGCCGCCCAGCCTCACCACGG AGACGAAGTGGAGATCGCGGAGGGTCCAAGCGCGGGCCTCGCAGCCCACCCCCCAGGCCAGGCGGAAGTGGAAATGGCGTTGCTggcggaggtgggggaggtggagggggcagcgggaggaggaggaagggccgtAGGCGCCgcagggcaaggggaggaggtggaggaggtggggggggaggtggtggtggtggtggaggaggaggaggaggtggtggaggaggcagTGGTGGGGGTCCTCCCATGTCAGGAGGTAATAAGCAGCCTATCGCATCCATGCGGATGAGAATGGATGACTACAGGCCACCACGTGCAGAGAGACTCCTCAGAGACCCAAAAGAAG attgtggggttggtggtggtgggataGATCGAGGTCCCATTGAACAAGTCGTTGTGCGTGCGCGTCGCGAGGCTTCCACCCGCACCAAGGACACTTTCTGGACCAAGAAATTGCTTGATGCAGAAGCTTCACAACCAAACAG AACAAGAAGTCGTTCCCCGCACTCCATCAGACACTCGCCAAGACGCTCACCAATCAGGCCCGCCCAGAGATCCCCGCGCCACTCGCCCCGACGCTCTCCCAGACGCTCTCCGAAGCCGCTGTCGAGGGTCAAGAGGCGTCCGGGATCTCACTCTCCCGCAAGACCCCGCGTCCACAAGCGTTCGTACTCGAGCAGTTACTCCAGATCGTCTTCGAGTAGCAGCGGTTCGTCCTATTCGAGGAGCTACTCGTCCTATTCTCGATCGTCGTCGGGCTCATCGTCATCCTCTTTCTCCAGTTCTTCTTCGAGCACTTCGGGGTCGAGACGCAGGCACTCGTACTCGCCGCCGCCCAGGAGACCGCGGTCGTACTCGGGGTCGCCACACCGAGGGCGGATACCCAGGAGGCAGCCGCCGCCAGCCTCGCCTCCCTCGCAGGTTCGGATCAAGCAGGTGTCGCACCAGGAAACGACCAAGAAGCTCGTAACGAAGACAGTCAGCAATGTGGTGATGACCAAAACCAGAACCGTGCCCAAGGTCGCGAAGCTGAAAACGAAAGTCAAACCAAAGGACATAGAAGGGGCAGTAAGGCGGAAGCCCAGGCTGCCGGCCCCGCCAGCCGCCGCCACCTATTACAACGATGATAGTGTGGTGGTGGTCAAAGAGCCAGGGGATTATCGCAGCGGTCCTGGCACGCCTCCCAGGGGCACCACGGAGGGACGGCACCTGCTGGATCCTCACCACTACAAGGTGGTTCCCCCCGACCACCCCGACTACCAccagccgccgccgcctccgagaGAATCGCCGAAGTCTGAAGGCGAAGACACAGATTCAGATTCTTCGTCAGACGACGACGACGGGCCGCGACGCATGACCTTGTCTGAGAGGTTTGGGAAGCTGGCTCAACTTAGTTCACAGAGGCAGGAATACGAAGGTGTCAGAATGAAAATCGTACGTGAAGGCGGCCAGGACAAGAAAGTGTATCTCGAAGGAGGCAGATTGCACTCGAGGTCGCCCTCTCCAGGCAGCCGAGGCCGGGCCACCCACCCTGCACACGAGCGGTGGCTTCAGGAACATCAAGCGGAATACAGAGAATACCAGGAGCGCTATGGCGAGATCCGGCAGTGGGACCCGCACCGCGACCTGCCTCGAGAGTTGCCGCAGAACTGGGACGACGTCCACGTCAGATACCGCTACTACAAGGAATCCGGCTACTTCGGCGACAGGTCGATTACGCTCGATGACTACTTGAAGTGGGAGCAGTGGTGGTACCATTATCGCGACTGGCTGGAGAAGTACGGCGGGACACAGGAGTCCGAGGAGAGGGACTGGCAGTACAGGGCGTCGAGTTACGAGTATGAGGTTCGAGGGGGAACTTCGTCAAGTCAGGGGGGCAGGTGGCCGCGTCGGGAACCGTCAAGAGAAGCCGATgacaggaaaaggagaagatactAA
- the LOC125031500 gene encoding polymerase delta-interacting protein 2-like encodes MLLSWLRKFRPSSHSAKFILIPAANYTSNQRLAEVGKFESPKLSGKYETGQLFLHRVFGYRGVVLFPWLARVYDRDVPNKKESKPIEETLNYNQVGKEVKGRAHTYYQVLIDSRDCPYIRAQTEAVTFLGNQDNGRTLYAVPGLDYIAHEDVMPYIAGDKRPIRHDLFDKFLVHTPEKDPPFGARETLKAWQERNHPWLELSDVHKETTENIRVTVIPFYMGCRESQNANVYWWRYCIRLENLGDLTVQLRERHWRIFSLSGTLETVRGRGVVGQEPVLSRQQPAFQYSSHVSLQAPSGHMWGTFRMEREDGFTFDCRIPPFSLESKQEDTSQPTSVI; translated from the exons ATGTTGCTGTCCTGGCTGAGAAAATTTCGGCCGTCGTCCCATTCGGCCAAATTTATCCTTATTCCGGCAGCCAATTACACAAG CAATCAGCGTTTAGCAGAAGTTGGCAAGTTTGAGTCGCCGAAGCTGAGCGGAAAGTACGAGACTGGGCAACTGTTCTTGCACCGCGTGTTCGGCTACAGAGGAGTAGTACTCTTCCCCTGGCTTGCAAGGGTTTATGACAGAGATGTTCCTAATAAAAAAGAATCAAA ACCCATTGAAGAAACCCTAAATTATAATCAAGTTGGCaaggaggtgaaaggaagagCCCACACATACTACCAAGTGCTCATAGACTCGAGAGACTGTCCGTATATT CGAGCTCAGACTGAAGCAGTAACTTTCCTCGGCAACCAAGATAATGGGAGAACGTTGTATGCTGTCCCAGGCTTAGATTATATTGCACATGAAGATGTCATGCCATATATTGCTGGGGATAAACGACCCATTAGACATGACCTATTCGACAAGTTCCTTGTTCACACTCCAGAAAAAG ATCCTCCATTTGGTGCTCGAGAAACCCTCAAAGCATGGCAGGAGCGCAATCATCCCTGGTTAGAGCTTTCAGACGTGCATAAGGAGACAACAGAAAATATCAGGGTCACTGTAATCCCCTTTTACATGGGGTGTCGGGAGTCACAAAATGCTAATGTTTACTGG TGGCGTTACTGCATCCGCTTGGAGAATCTAGGAGATCTAACAGTCCAATTGCGGGAAAGACACTGGAGGATCTTCAGTCTCTCAGGAACACTGGAAACCGTAAGAGGTAGAGGTGTAGTAGGCCAAGAACCTGTGCTTTCCAGACAACAACCTGCATTTCAGTATTCGTCACATGTGTCACTACAGGCACCTTCAGGACACATGTG GGGGACCttcaggatggagagagaagatggatttACGTTTGACTGCCGCATCCCACCTTTCTCTTTGGAGAGCAAACAAGAGGATACGTCTCAGCCAACGAGTGTGATATAG